The following are from one region of the Sorghum bicolor cultivar BTx623 chromosome 2, Sorghum_bicolor_NCBIv3, whole genome shotgun sequence genome:
- the LOC8084102 gene encoding uncharacterized protein LOC8084102 gives MAKLPRLPCPIPVLALVCILSLAALRPALSSRAAPRDGVSFAGAGNTIHQLLKDHGLPGGLLPRGVESYTLDESTGLLEARLSAPCYATYDNGDLAYFDNVVRGNLSKGALRGVEGLSQEELFVWLPVKGILVQDQEPGVILFDIGLAHKSLSRSLFEDPPDCKPSAAAGMSATAAARWKGRQGVTGLRLRREVAADSDQHQEQR, from the exons ATGGCAAAGCTCCCGCGTCTACCCTGCCCGATTCCCGTGCTCGCGCTCGTGTGCATCCTGTCTCTCGCCGCGCTGCGGCCCGCACTGTCCTCCCGCGCGGCGCCGAGGGACGGTGTCTCCTTCGCCGGCGCAGGCAACACGATACATCAACTCCTCAAGGATCACGGCCTTCCCGGAGGACTTCTCCCGCGCGGCGTGGAGTCGTACACCCTGGACGAATCGACCGGCCTACTGGAGGCGCGGCTGTCGGCGCCGTGCTACGCCACGTACGACAACGGCGACCTGGCCTACTTCGACAACGTGGTCCGCGGCAACCTCAGCAAGGGCGCGCTCCGCGGCGTGGAGGGCCTCTCCCAGGAGGAGCTCTTCGTCTGGCTCCCCGTCAAGGGCATCCTCGTCCAGGACCAGGAACCCGGGGTCATCCTGTTCGACATCGGGTTGGCTCACAAGAGCCTCTCCAGGTCGCTCTTCGAGGACCCGCCGGACTGCAAGCCGTCGGCCGCCGCCGGGAtgagcgccaccgccgccgcaagGTGGAAGGGTAGGCAAG GTGTTACTGGTCTGAGGTTGAGGCGAGAGGTAGCAGCAGACAGCGACCAGCATCAGGAGCAGAGGTGA